A region from the Leishmania panamensis strain MHOM/PA/94/PSC-1 chromosome 20 sequence genome encodes:
- a CDS encoding hypothetical protein (TriTrypDB/GeneDB-style sysID: LpmP.20.5170): MELHPLEAAAVRILFCGRPALTTGVVNLRVLLGGDGQYCLAEKRKAKLHHSSRHCTGGNVSGSNSFEIGGDAEEKRESVYRVCSSDGLPDGCYYVKADRHYWVMHVKEEPRVAFAAAVATPTPPSTSVSGTQVTLVSPPMPLATIASTAEHSKVEEDELTSYKQDGGSAASAPAAADAMSGTAESSSALIPAGDAGCASTESKRQRTISTKRKCTRRAKAVEEDVDNLPLINTTFFNPTPLAEASPLEEHPQQEGASRHTVSVVGDVKAMQREKLLDIPPSARPSATVAADILVACEELQSSQQQLEQQSERRKKTSRVHVDAVAEEGKDNETATAGSCVSTKRARGGGNKANGNAVGGAPPAEQLAELAADSSQPTKKPQQRGKRCRNNDLTAEESSVLPPVWHPSDQPKSFLSSSTEKSPLPTPKTTKAAQKNKDLRSDEVEACASASATKLTDAGPPLLSTITNRDTESAPTPAPPARKSRKSSAATSATSAAATSDAAGTATLSKIPTPPPSPPPLHSVPSAGHATHGLEQKTPSRAGTNTASIVPSPQQQVANSSAIRSPASVPQDTTPDVLYSNRSSDGHAEARRSTVSSIAAPVTHPKLRQQWQSQVQQHDHHSALNSPSTRSQPGANRSASTSSLLRPLPSPLLQRQSPGSDISGGAAGSRGFHEGAMNGGGGGGGFFPFDSPALGFTQVHHTLAEEFSLDVSESESSSAASEYLCDVEE, encoded by the coding sequence ATGGAGCTGCACCCTCTCgaagccgcagcggtgcgcatCTTGTTTTGTGGCCGACCAGCTCTGACGACAGGTGTCGTGAATCTGCGCGTGCTTCTTGGCGGCGATGGACAGTACTGCCtggcagagaagcgaaaggcAAAGCTGCACCACAGTAGCCGTCATTGTACCGGGGGAAACGTTTCAGGCAGCAACAGCTTCGAAATTGGTGGTGATGCTGAGGAGAAGCGCGAGAGTGTCTACCGCGTCTGCTCCTCTGATGGACTGCCCGACGGGTGCTACTATGTGAAAGCAGATCGGCACTACTGGGTCATGCACGTGAAGGAAGAGCCCAGGGTAGccttcgcagcagcagtagcaacACCAACGCCGCCTTCCACATCCGTGTCAGGCACGCAAGTCACTCTAGTCTCGCCGCCGATGCCTCTGGCAACAATCGCATCGACAGCGGAGCACTCGAAGGTAGAAGAAGATGAGTTGACGAGCTACAAGCAAGACGGAGGGAGTGCTGCCAGTgctccggcggcggcggatgcGATGTCTGGGACGGCAGAGTCGTCGTCAGCACTGATACCTGCAGGTGATGCCGGGTGTGCTAGTACAGAAAGTAAGCGACAACGGACGATTTcgacgaagagaaagtgtACGCGACGTGCGAAGGCTGTCGAAGAGGACGTTGACAACCTCCCGCTGATCAACACCACGTTCTTCAATCCAACTCCTCTCGCGGAAGCGTCGCCACTGGAAGAGCACccgcagcaggagggggCTTCTAGGCATACTGTGAGCGTGGTCGGTGATGTTAAGGCGATGCAAAGGGAGAAATTATTGGACATTCCTCCCTCAGCGCGGCCGTCAGCCACAGTGGCAGCCGACATCCTCGTCGCGTGTGAAGAACTGCAAtcctcacagcagcagctggaacAGCAGTCGGAGAGACGCAAGAAGACTTCGCGGGTGCACGTTGACGCAGTCGCGGAGGAAGGCAAAGACAACGAGACTGCTACGGCAGGAAGCTGTGTGAGCACGAAAAGGgcacgtggcggcggcaataAGGCCAATGGCAATGCGGTgggcggcgcacctcctgcggAGCAGCTGGCCGAACTCGCCGCCGATTCATCTCAACCCACgaagaagccgcagcagcgtggaaAGCGGTGCCGCAATAATGATCTCACTGCTGAGGAGTCGTCGGTACTCCCGCCTGTGTGGCACCCGAGCGATCAGCCCAAGTCCTTTCTGTCGTCTTCCACGGAgaagtcgccgctgccgacgccgaAAACGACCAAGGCAGCGCAGAAGAATAAAGATCTGAGGTCAGACGAGGTCGAGGCGTGCGCGTCTGCGTCCGCTACTAAGCTAACGGATGCAGgccctccgctgctgtcgacAATCACGAACAGAGATACCGAGAGTGCTCCCACGCCGGCACCACCCGCACGCAAGTCGCGCAAGTCTAGCGCGGCAACCTCAGCGAcgtccgcagcagcaacatcgGATGCAGCTGGCACGGCCACTCTTTCGAAAATACCAacaccgcctccctcaccgcctcccctccactcTGTGCCGAGTGCCGGGCACGCCACACACGGACTGGAACAGAAGACACCAAGTCGTGCAGGCACGAACACTGCTTCTATTGTTCCctctccgcagcagcaggtagCGAATTCCTCTGCGATACGATCTCCAGCGTCGGTGCCGCAGGACACCACCCCAGATGTCCTCTACAGCAACCGTAGCAGCGACGGCCACGCAGAGGCACGCCGCAGCACTGTCAGCAGTATCGCGGCTCCTGTTACCCATCCCAaactgcggcagcagtggcaatcgcaggtgcagcagcacgaccATCACTCAGCACTCAACTCCCCCTCGACCCGATCGCAGCCCGGCGCAAATCGATCGGCAAGCACTAGCAGTCTCCTGAGGCCTCTCccgtctccgctgctgcagcgccagtcTCCGGGGAGTGATatcagcggtggcgccgccgggTCGAGGGGGTTTCACGAGGGTGCAATGaacggaggcggcgggggcGGTGGCTTCTTTCCTTTTGACAGCCCTGCGTTGGGATTCACACAGGTGCACCACACGCTGGCAGAAGAGTTCAGCCTTGACGTGTCAGAGTCAGAGTCGTCGTCGGCAGCCTCGGAGTACCTCTGCGATGTGGAAGAGTGA
- a CDS encoding glutaredoxin, putative (TriTrypDB/GeneDB-style sysID: LpmP.20.5180) has protein sequence MSYALDPARAPQFLDTMLRRNRIVLISATYCQFSTKLKMLLIELKHRFVSLEIDIIPNGREVFQEVVGRTGVHTVPQVFLNGKYLGGYDDLVALYHKGELSEALEKR, from the coding sequence ATGAGTTATGCTTTAGACCCTGCACGGGCGCCGCAGTTCCTGGACACGATGTTGCGCCGCAACCGCATCGTGCTCATCTCCGCCACCTACTGCCAGTTCTCTACCAAACTGAAAATGTTGCTGATTGAGCTGAAGCACCGCTTCGTCTCGCTGGAGATCGACATCATCCCCAACGGGCGAGAGGTTTTCCAGGAAGTGGTGGGTCGCACCGGCGTTCACACAGTCCCGCAGGTGTTTCTCAACGGTAAGTACCTTGGCGGATATGACGACCTCGTCGCGCTCTATCACAAGGGCGAGCTCTccgaggcgctggagaagcggTGA
- a CDS encoding hypothetical protein (TriTrypDB/GeneDB-style sysID: LpmP.20.5190): protein MRASTSMDAACDGDNGTSVRIPSAASTTSARSSRLWQSTVRWVESNAVPGVHASSETPQPIRKNAFQSSPSYSPVLESLDVPLARMAATAALTPTMTEERDDHVLSASPNDEDTRSDKPRTSLHRGGEYLIACSAFWHHHGSNSGGGGGGGRVVVHRVPAPPNPPRLSSSPQQQPLQQPASTTPQTTPTTAISLSLREAKTAAVGAQRDASVRSGSPLEEKAEDALVTPRLPLLEGKHTRKESTDVELSSNHLARLPPGVPLFQPTKVDLPFPTTAAERQWKPSPPAAAALPRGAYNPRTLALEHDPQRFSSRWHPQQPQQPRKLISNCCSEDCNLAAVATASILASPLTSDTDTRPSAGELQALSLRPNSRLSGSAGQLLSIASSTNHRYLSPPSCTLTPSPLLLGTCGTDTHAPLVSSLKWSYSPRAEVDHAVVISPFSTKCRGGKHKRNQKPTRVSSGSLLPAVGLAVGLPGLGTIERLLPQPQAPLQGPLSPTLRAIPKGWGSPPPMSNPNSPASIALGNLSRGANSNATAALLAVGVAPRPALAASVGCSDLALSPIDEQATEAQRESTFARPLEANVNALFSGSAYADVRASTELHVLRALPVARASVDHAAMETAVAAAGAPSLAALHLSLGQNATPCMTRLSACEVLTADSTCHTADVPPHTQLLPVSAAATAMLMPQGPPFGTRSSSGTHERGCNGRPCCSTEPAFASLLTPSVPEDGLESGAVASGAAFSACLTSPRNPQAQMTPISLEPLQQLYSGTISKRASRGTAHDERDGGACRIRYSVGATNVAPSHVLNPLIASGAVPKVAAATSRSSQQPLRSSLGWERQAEDAGTVTSMSPEFEVARTPGHKGDSDAVATEKAVVPSVGTNPMQSPAPLPLATPLQGSQRAAFRFHSVIRRSEDHGRSSYFLSAHSPINPSVLAEKRRPDMLKEQDRIVDRGTWGDGGGERTQSRVFTTSLQHSVSAVAAGNVPSRAENLKAGRRPRSRQRRTRELLTSSSSLREPWTGLQLPRSTAPGNVSFTNATGQTLHSVAFPTCSSGYRASMRRMNSDVYSSMLTSSTNSIHSSREDSQSSFYLDNTTTEQGASSVMQAVPSDTAVVISARALAPLRASEHTASPKDPGIHRKCKRGNSGSSTWSHGQRKRESRSSGRAVSSATSCRCRVTRDHDAALENACSSCSSSSHWPLSSRTSILSFGLESPASASPIGTAILRQSAGTAKGHKFVLGQSWSSLRAASASTVASPRSSEEPPHPDGWSAGHRAQKGVRCSSRDATPLPNRVPSYSQRHGYLQDAPHQFFSFESPQQREIPCRLGTIAKQHTVVVPQVAYSSPPQDVAGKPEGHRHQHQQQHHQRSASPSGSSSNRPQ, encoded by the coding sequence ATGCGAGCCTCCACAAGCATGGACGCCGCCTGTGACGGCGACAACGGCACCAGCGTGCGGATTCCGTCTGCAGCGTCGACCACCAGCGCCCGTTCGAGTCGCCTATGGCAGTCGACGGTTCGCTGGGTGGAATCCAACGCTGTGCCAGGAGTGCACGCCTCCTCCGAGACTCCGCAGCCGATTCGAAAGAACGCCTTCCAGTCGTCTCCATCCTATTCCCCCGTGTTAGAATCGTTAGACGTGCCGCTCGCTAGgatggccgccaccgcagcgctaACGCCTACAATGACCGAGGAACGTGACGACCATGTGCTCAGCGCCTCCCCCAACGACGAGGATACCCGTTCCGATAAGCCGCGCACCAGCCTGCACCGAGGCGGTGAGTACCTCATCGCGTGCTCTGCATTTTGGCACCATCatggcagcaacagcggcggcggcggtggcggtggtcggGTGGTCGTCCATCGCGTCCCCGCGCCGCCAAATCCTCCACGACTCTCCAgctcaccgcagcagcagcctctgcAGCAACCAGCGAGTACCACCCCACAGACAACGCCGACGACGGCAATTTCGTTGTCGCTCAGGGAAGCCAAAACCGCCGCAGTAGGCGCACAGCGGGACGCCTCCGTCCGGAGCGGGTCGCCGctggaagagaaggcggaggatGCTCTCGTCACCCCGAGACTGCCATTGCTCGAAGGCAAGCACACCCGTAAGGAGAGCACCGATGTTGAGCTGAGCTCGAACCATCTGGCGAGGCTTCCGCCAGGTGTGCCACTTTTCCAACCAACGAAAGTAGACCTGCCATTCCCCACAACGGCAGCAGAAAGGCAATGGAAGCCGTCACCccctgcagcggctgcactgcCGAGGGGTGCCTACAACCCCCGGACCCTTGCGCTAGAACACGACCCTCAACGCTTTTCGAGCCGCTGGCAtcctcagcagccgcagcagccacggaAACTCATCAGCAACTGCTGCTCGGAGGACTGTAACCTTGCAGcagtcgccaccgcctcgatcctcgcctcccctctcacaAGCGACACGGACACACGTCCCAGCGCCGGCGAGTTGCAAGCGCTGTCATTGCGGCCCAACTCGAGACTGTCTGGCTCAGCAGGGCAGCTCCTCTCCATCGCTAGCTCTACCAACCACCGCTATTTATCACCTCCCTCGTGTACCTTAACGCCGTCACCTCTCTTGCTGGGCACGTGCGGCACCGATACACACGCTCCGCTGGTATCAAGTTTAAAGTGGTCGTACTCGCCGCGGGCGGAGGTGGACCACGCCGTCGTCATCTCCCCTTTCTCCACCAAGTGTCGAGGTGGAAAGCACAAAAGAAATCAAAAGCCAACACGCGTTTCCTCCGGCAGCTTGCTTCCGGCCGTTGGGCTGGCGGTTGGGCTGCCAGGCCTTGGCACCATCGAGCGACTGCTGCCTCAACCACAAGCACCACTGCAAGGCCCCCTCTCACCAACGCTGCGCGCAATTCCGAAGGGGTGGggatcgccgccgccgatgagCAACCCCAACAGCCCAGCGAGCATTGCCTTGGGCAATTTGTCGCGGGGTGCGAATTCAAatgcgacagcagcgctcttGGCTGTAGGGGTGGCACCCAGGCCCGCTTTGGCGGCGTCGGTGGGTTGTTCCGACTTGGCACTCTCTCCGATTGATGAGCAGGCCACTGAAGCTCAGCGCGAGAGCACTTTTGCACGACCTCTTGAAGCCAATGTAAATGCTCTGTTTAGCGGCAGTGCGTACGCCGACGTTCGTGCGTCGACTGAGCTTCACGTGCTTCGTGCCCTTCCAGTAGCGCGAGCATCCGTCGACCACGCTGCGATGGAGACCGCAGTTGCCGCAGCGGGGGCGCCGTCGCTCGCTGCCCTGCACCTGTCGCTGGGGCAGAATGCCACGCCATGTATGACACGTCTATCTGCATGTGAAGTGCTGACAGCAGACTCTACGTGCCACACTGCGGATGtgccaccacacacgcagttGCTGCCTgtctcggcggcggcgacggcgatgctgaTGCCTCAAGGTCCACCCTTCGGAACACGTTCATCTTCGGGCACCCACGAGCGAGGGTGTAACGGTCGCCCGTGTTGTTCGACAGAACCCGcatttgcttctcttctgaCACCATCGGTGCCAGAAGACGGTCTCGAGTCAGGCGCGGTGGCCTCAGGTGCGGCTTTCTCCGCGTGCTTGACCTCCCCGCGCAATCCGCAGGCACAGATGACACCCATATCACTCGaaccactgcagcagctttaCAGCGGCACCATTAGCAAGCGCGCAAGTCGCGGCACCGCCCACGACGAGCGCGACGGAGGTGCTTGTCGAATCAGATATAGTGTTGGCGCAACTAACGTCGCACCCAGCCACGTATTGAACCCGCTGATAGCCTCCGGTGCGGTACCgaaggtggcagcggccaccAGCCGCTCATCTCAGCAGCCCTTGCGCTCCTCTCTTGGGTGGGAAAGACAAGCCGAGGATGCTGGGACGGTCACTTCGATGTCGCCGGAATTCGAGGTCGCCAGAACGCCAGGCCACAAAGGTGACAGTGATGCAGTGGCCACCGAGAAGGCAGTTGTGCCGAGTGTAGGCACCAACCCAATGCAGTCTCCAGCGCCGTTGCCACTGGCAACGCCTCTGCAGGGCTCGCAGAGGGCGGCGTTTCGGTTTCACAGTGTGATCCGACGGAGCGAGGATCACGGACGCAGTTCCTATTTCCTCTCTGCCCACTCACCGATCAACCCCTCCGTCTTGGCGGAGAAAAGGCGGCCTGATATGCTGAAGGAGCAAGACAGGATAGTGGACAGGGGCACTTGGGGCGACGGCGGGGGTGAAAGAACTCAGTCACGCGTCTTCACaacgtcgctgcagcactcgGTGAGTGCGGTGGCAGCCGGCAATGTGCCCAGTAGAGCGGAGAACCTCAAGGCAGGTCGAAGACCCCGTTCCCGCCAGCGTCGAACCCGTGAGCTGCTGACGAGCAGCAGTAGCCTCAGGGAGCCGTGGACGGGCCTGCAGCTACCGCGCTCCACCGCGCCGGGCAACGTCTCGTTCACCAACGCCACGGGACAGACACTGCACTCTGTCGCCTTCCCGACGTGCAGCTCCGGTTACAGAGCCAGTATGCGGCGCATGAACAGTGACGTGTACTCCAGTATGCTCACCTCTTCGACCAACTCTATTCACTCATCTCGCGAGGACAGCCAGTCGTCCTTCTATCTGGACAACACCACTACCGAGCAAGGCGCCTCATCAGTGATGCAGGCTGTCCCCTCGGACACGGCTGTGGTCATCagtgcgcgcgctctcgcgCCGCTGAGGGCATCCGAGCACACAGCCTCCCCGAAGGATCCTGGCATACACAGGAAGTGCAAACGCGGCAACAGCGGAAGCAGCACTTGGAGCCACGGTCAGCGGAAACGCGAAAGTCGTAGCAGCGGCCGAGCTGTCTCGAGTGCAACTTCGTGTCGGTGTCGTGTAACCCGAGACCACGATGCTGCGCTGGAGAACgcttgcagcagctgcagcagctcgtcgcACTGGCCGCTGTCCTCGCGCACATCAATCTTATCATTTGGCTTGGAGAGTCCAGCGTCTGCCTCGCCAATTGGGACTGCGATCCTTCGACAGAGCGCTGGTACCGCTAAGGGGCACAAGTTCGTGCTGGGGCAGAGCTGGAGCTCGCTGCGAGCGGCGAGTGCGAGCACGGTCGCGTCGCCGAGATCCAGCGAGGAACCGCCGCACCCCGACGGCTGGAGCGCGGGGCACAGAGCTCAAAAAGGCGTACGTTGCAGCTCCAGGGATGCGACGCCGTTGCCGAACCGGGTACCGTCCTACTCGCAGCGACACGGCTACTTGCAAGATGCGCCGCACCAATTCTTCAGCTTTGAGTCGCCTCAGCAGCGTGAAATTCCCTGTCGACTAGGCACCATCGCAAAACAACACACCGTTGTggtgccgcaggtcgcctaCTCTTCACCTCCGCAAGATGTAGCCGGTAAGCCAGAgggccaccgccaccagcaccaacagcagcatcatCAGCGCAGTGCAAGTCCTTCCGGCAGCTCTTCAAACAGACCTCAGTAG
- a CDS encoding hypothetical protein (TriTrypDB/GeneDB-style sysID: LpmP.20.5200): MTTPHLPPPGAHGSSAGPRPVPPHVQSRGPAPPVSPNTAHGMSRPVNWSAMSGNPGPMNWHPASSQVQQGQHVMPVARGPQPNSVEPTRLRNGKKIKDVERRQQQIAGAPHEHQTFSGPTKSAVLRRKEQLQLQQRDANSGKHIKTTVGNDNSWVKGLAYSTWVDSPKGTLNHLDREGPYKRQPKGNRNLRKNKRTVSRNSMGKSSLLVEALRNLFR, from the coding sequence ATGACAACGCCGCACTTGCCGCCGCCTGGAGCTCACGGTAGCTCTGCCGGTCCTAGGCCGGTTCCACCGCATGTGCAGAGCCGTGGACCGGCGCCTCCGGTGAGCCCCAACACCGCTCATGGGATGAGCAGGCCAGTGAACTGGAGCGCCATGTCTGGCAATCCAGGGCCCATGAACTGGCACCCGGCGTCCTCGCAAGTCCAACAGGGTCAGCATGTCATGCCAGTAGCGCGTGGTCCACAGCCAAACTCAGTAGAGCCAACACGATTGAGGAACGGCAAGAAGATCAAAGATGTGgagagacggcagcagcagattgCAGGGGCGCCGCACGAGCACCAAACCTTCTCTGGGCCGACGAAGAGTGCCGTACTGCGACGCAAAGAACAACTTCAGCTACAGCAACGCGACGCCAACTCGGGGAAGCACATCAAGACAACCGTAGGCAACGACAACTCGTGGGTGAAAGGGCTGGCCTACTCGACCTGGGTAGACTCGCCAAAAGGGACGTTGAACCACCTCGACCGCGAGGGCCCCTATAAGCGTCAGCCAAAGGGCAACCGGAACCTTCGCAAGAATAAAAGGACCGTGAGTCGAAACAGTATGGGCAAGTCCAGCTTGCTTGTGGAGGCGCTTCGAAACCTCTTTCGATGA
- a CDS encoding hypothetical protein (TriTrypDB/GeneDB-style sysID: LpmP.20.5210): MLGMPVSKSNNGDADRGGYEYGEYDGVMDVEAILHTTGGAPPNPTSTSTSTDGDVDVYGNYMSLQGDHRNGGTPTSLGRGAPRKPTRTNASSPCNAERQSAMPSSTTTTPRYRVAVAGDNPDGAAAPTSGRRADGPYPSAEVDSHDASTFSTRQSIRKSIHVDDVVHLPAIVNQQQVRKKATDAFPTRARVAASAPDTSYAATSTTINNGNTRAVGSGAQLVTSAGNLESLQPPSDSYDATSSKQYNGPAAAERHKPPYHAPPLSPLPTKGRHRANNPNGISATRSVTVGSSVDASLQDAGTRHRSAIDGTVKRDEPVGTDEGGYMNGHCGRAAIHDTTGSSNTATTSKTNGWVKEEARRLDHRTSVSRNTAPLSTGGPQVVGDAINDFKSCNNGHQVASQFPPERMTEKPSKGSSSSVKSPSAGGRDSALSHNDNEDGNTRTKVNTSPALVTPKAHVWAGDYEMASTPGVSSTSFSAVPMPKISPLRPFAGGLKLSTAVKGSAESSPQTLHPSPAEAIAAASGNGVTSPTETVITPLRKVFTRRQKPVSNNSGVAAQATQSTSPATAATATPSRSDTVAQSSGAPSSPALSKTALVSGNAIAAEKDKKPPSSLHTPTLSHRRIMNAVNTNQHPHAHYPSTGEKASLTSGSSRVTSPDQAGANGMSLPYSDERRAALEAWADVPVLTITIRGQNLTPTQRARETAKMLARPTDAQQAHAPLNGQGRQEVAGEPCDLNYDGHNVVVQLRHRNRPLMMNYPPRLPLEMDIRQRMRRQRTPRSFYGNRMPHIGDVWFKGALNDARMVNSPDIESMEKHEEAEFIRNGGDPATRRNRYGQASNAHGQGQQHQRSPQRGDGGGADAGADIDATDRNAMPMEQRAS; this comes from the coding sequence ATGTTGGGGATGCCGGTGTCCAAGTCAAACAACGGCGACGCGGACCGCGGCGGTTATGAATATGGTGAGTACGATGGGGTGATGGACGTGGAGGCAATACTGCACACGACGGGCGGTGCGCCGCCTAACCCgaccagcacctccacttCGACCGATGGCGATGTCGACGTGTACGGGAACTACATGAGCCTTCAAGGCGATCACCGAAACGGAGGCACCCCTACATCGCTTGGTCGCGGAGCGCCTCGCAAGCCAACCCGCACGAATGCGAGCTCTCCCTGTAACGCAGAGAGACAGTCCGCCATGCCGTCCTCGACAACGACAACACCACGCTACCGTGTAGCAGTGGCCGGCGACAACCCTGACGGGGCTGCCGCCCCGACTTCGGGGCGCCGCGCGGATGGCCCGTACCCCTCGGCCGAGGTGGACTCACACGACGCTAGCACTTTCTCCACCCGCCAGAGCATACGAAAGTCGATCCATGTAGACGACGTGGTGCATCTTCCTGCGATCGTCaaccagcagcaggtgcgcaaAAAAGCAACTGACGCCTTTCCTACTCGCGCCCGGGTGGCTGCATCGGCACCTGACACCTCATACGCGGCTACCTCAACCACCATCAACAACGGTAACACCCGCGCTGTCGGAAGTGGCGCCCAGTTAGTGACCAGCGCTGGAAACCTCGAGTCGCTGCAACCCCCTAGCGACAGCTACGACGCCACTTCAAGCAAGCAATACAACGgacctgctgcggcagagaggCATAAGCCGCCATAccatgcgccgccgctctcgccgctgccaacgAAGGGCCGTCACAGAGCCAACAATCCCAACGGTATCAGTGCAACACGCAGTGTTACAGTTGGCAGCAGCGTTGACGCCAGTCTCCAAGACGCCGGTACGCGGCATCGATCCGCCATAGACGGGACAGTGAAGCGTGACGAGCCTGTGGGAACAGACGAGGGCGGCTACATGAATGGCCACTGTGGCAGGGCAGCGATACACGACACgacgggcagcagcaacactgCCACCACTTCTAAGACGAACGGTTGGGTaaaggaagaggcgcgcCGGCTTGATCACCGCACCTCCGTCTCGCGCAACACAGCCCCCCTGTCCACTGGTGGACCGCAGGTTGTTGGGGACGCTATCAACGACTTCAAGTCGTGCAACAATGGCCACCAAGTCGCCTCACAGTTCCCACCGGAGCGCATGACGGAGAAGCCGAGtaaaggcagcagcagcagcgtcaagAGCCCATCTGCTGGCGGCAGAGATTCAGCTCTGAGCCACAATGACAACGAAGACGGCAACACGCGCACGAAGGTGAACACTTCACCGGCGCTGGTGACCCCCAAGGCGCACGTCTGGGCTGGCGACTACGAGATGGCCAGTACCCCAGGTGTCAGTTCAACAAGCTTCAGCGCTGTGCCGATGCCCAAGATCAGTCCATTGCGACCCTTCGCAGGCGGACTCAAGCTGTCGACGGCTGTGAAAGGCAGCGCCGAGTCTTCTCCGCAGACGCTTCATCCTTCTCCGGCAGAAGCCATAGCGGCCGCCTCCGGCAACGGCGTCACGTCGCCGACAGAGACCGTCATCACGCCGCTGCGGAAGGTGTTTACACGGCGGCAGAAGCCAGTGTCAAACAACAGCGGAGTAGCTGCACAGGCGACGCAGAGCACGTCCCCCGCGACGGCGGCCACCGCTACCCCTAGCCGCTCCGACACCGTGGCCCAGAGCTCGGGTGCACCCTCGTCCCCAGCACTGTCGAAGACGGCATTGGTGTCTGGTAATGCGATAGCAGCGGAGAAAGACAAGAAGCCACCGTCTTCCCTGCACACGCCGACCTTATCACACCGACGTATCATGAACGCTGTGAACACCAACCAGCACCCCCACGCCCACTACCCAAGCACAGGGGAGAAGGCCTCTCTAACCTCCGGCTCTAGCCGCGTGACATCGCCCGACCAAGCAGGCGCTAATGGGATGAGCTTACCGTACTCGGACGAGCGTCGGGCAGCGTTGGAAGCGTGGGCAGACGTTCCGGTGTTAACCATCACAATTCGAGGCCAGAACCTGACGCCGACCCAGAGGGCGCGCGAGACGGCGAAGATGCTCGCACGTCCCACagatgcgcagcaggcgcacgccCCTCTGAATGGGCAGGGTCGTCAAGAGGTGGCAGGCGAGCCGTGCGATTTGAACTATGACGGGCACAACGTTGTGGTCCAGCTACGTCACCGCAACAGGCCTCTGATGATGAATTACCCACCTCGTTTGCCTCTAGAGATGGACATACGGCAACGCATGCGCCGTCAGCGCACACCCCGCAGCTTCTACGGGAACCGCATGCCGCACATCGGGGACGTGTGGTTCAAGGGCGCCTTGAATGACGCGCGTATGGTGAACTCGCCCGATATCGAGTCCATGGAGAAGCATGAAGAGGCGGAGTTCATTCGCAACGGCGGTGACCCGGCAACCCGGCGCAACCGCTACGGGCAGGCAAGCAACGCGCATGGTCAGGggcaacaacaccaaagGTCACCTCagcgcggcgacggtggcggtgctgatgCTGGGGCCGACATCGATGCAACAGACCGAAACGCCATGCCCATGGAGCAGCGGGCGTCGTAG